Proteins encoded within one genomic window of Phormidium ambiguum IAM M-71:
- a CDS encoding C39 family peptidase: MKSNLFPSWEELDTFQNHVEPSNSSISELASIGSEGVSGAVRNVLNGVVEYNWHHGCGPTAAGMVLGYWDRNGFANLVQGASTTQTAQVNAMIASDQHFADYSQPLDDRTSTILPDRSQLGGAHVSNCLADFMHTSWSSDGQRYGWSNFSMVDDAIGNYSNLVGYSGFDSWNETWGDFTWNDFVTEIDNGRPMVFLVDTDANRDTDHFVTAIGYDSTTGQYACQDTWSGTGVRWFDFAENETGQPWGIYGATFTNPSLLSRQYQYDYNLGSLDSTPKHQRTYLKQGLYENDVYKFNISSTRNLNLFLNDISAGDDADLYLYRDSNNNGFLDEIDTLIERPYRGGNANEWINVQAEAGTYFARVNLYSGGSDRRIDYDLDLSATPINPSPPEDPSKAPNLLPKEIELGDIRLGTILLNDPNHSRTINQSGDISNSDTVDTYHFTASSRGDGVGIRVSLTGLSNDADVRLIEDRDRDGIVDQGEVIQSSALGSTSNESFEITRSNSSLSQYDYFIQVYQFSGNTNYNLNMTFTSTLM; the protein is encoded by the coding sequence ATGAAGAGTAATCTATTCCCTAGTTGGGAAGAGCTTGATACATTTCAAAACCATGTAGAACCCTCAAATTCATCTATAAGCGAACTGGCATCAATAGGTTCCGAAGGAGTCAGCGGTGCAGTGAGAAACGTACTCAATGGAGTAGTTGAGTACAATTGGCATCACGGTTGCGGCCCTACGGCTGCTGGGATGGTTCTTGGCTATTGGGACAGAAATGGTTTTGCCAACCTCGTGCAAGGCGCTAGTACGACACAGACGGCTCAAGTGAACGCAATGATAGCCAGCGACCAGCATTTTGCCGACTATTCCCAACCCCTTGATGATAGGACATCCACGATACTGCCCGATCGCTCCCAGCTAGGCGGAGCTCATGTATCCAACTGTCTCGCTGACTTCATGCACACCTCTTGGAGTTCTGACGGTCAGAGATATGGGTGGAGTAACTTCTCGATGGTGGATGATGCGATCGGAAACTACAGTAACCTTGTTGGTTATTCTGGCTTTGATTCGTGGAACGAGACTTGGGGAGATTTTACATGGAACGACTTTGTTACGGAGATTGATAACGGTCGCCCGATGGTTTTTCTAGTTGATACTGACGCAAATAGAGATACAGACCATTTCGTAACAGCCATTGGCTATGACAGCACGACCGGACAATATGCTTGCCAAGATACCTGGAGTGGTACAGGCGTTCGCTGGTTTGACTTCGCAGAAAATGAGACAGGACAACCTTGGGGAATTTACGGGGCAACCTTTACCAATCCATCCCTATTGTCTCGCCAATATCAATACGATTACAATTTGGGTTCCCTAGATAGCACTCCCAAACATCAGAGGACTTACCTAAAGCAAGGACTTTACGAGAATGATGTTTACAAATTTAACATCAGTAGTACTCGCAATCTTAATTTGTTCCTCAATGATATTAGTGCAGGAGACGATGCCGATCTTTATCTATATCGGGATAGTAACAACAATGGTTTTTTAGATGAGATTGACACATTGATTGAACGTCCGTATCGCGGGGGAAATGCCAACGAATGGATTAACGTTCAAGCAGAAGCAGGCACTTATTTTGCGCGAGTTAATCTCTACTCAGGTGGTAGCGATCGTCGCATCGATTACGATCTTGATTTATCTGCTACCCCTATTAATCCATCTCCACCAGAAGACCCAAGCAAGGCTCCTAACCTTCTGCCTAAAGAAATAGAGCTAGGTGATATCCGTTTGGGGACTATCCTCTTGAACGATCCTAACCACTCTCGCACTATTAATCAAAGTGGTGATATTAGCAATAGTGACACGGTTGATACTTATCATTTTACAGCCAGTAGCAGAGGCGATGGTGTGGGGATTAGGGTTTCTCTCACTGGGTTGAGTAATGATGCTGATGTCCGATTAATTGAGGATAGGGATAGAGATGGGATTGTCGATCAAGGTGAAGTTATCCAAAGTTCTGCTTTGGGAAGTACCTCTAATGAATCTTTCGAGATTACTCGCTCGAATTCATCCTTGAGTCAATACGATTACTTCATCCAAGTTTATCAATTCTCAGGTAACACCAACTACAACCTAAACATGACTTTCACTTCCACGCTGATGTAA
- a CDS encoding calcium-binding protein: MSNSDLILSSTLQPSASIDGRSQKDWSVDWWKYIYSIPADDSHPILDQNGAKAATNQTPPVFYFVGTFDESGEARRNVQIAPNEGYKYLFMPLINMQWDAVQLPGLTDAQVQGFTKALTDTGLAENGGSLFASIDGVAVGNLEAYRQTSDVFEYTLPENNLLGFSAGTITGSFADGFYLGINLAGLPPEEHTINFGGVFNFANLDIPEELDLEELEDLFNGQFSQNFTYNISFKLNEIVGTNGKDTNAVRGTVGWDDINGLNGKDYIVALEGNDVLDGGNGIDTLIGTNPNILNPGLGEIDIFYGGNASDTFVLGDAQKVYYTGNQLSDYALIKDFKTEDIIQLKGNRCLYALSENYSLGGKSGTSILLANTCELIGFVEGVTGLTLASNDFSFVS; this comes from the coding sequence ATGTCTAACAGCGATTTAATTCTCTCTAGTACACTTCAACCAAGTGCTTCTATCGATGGGCGTTCTCAAAAAGATTGGTCTGTCGATTGGTGGAAATATATCTATAGCATTCCAGCCGATGATAGCCATCCGATTCTTGACCAAAACGGTGCGAAAGCTGCTACAAATCAAACACCTCCAGTATTCTACTTTGTAGGTACTTTCGACGAATCTGGAGAAGCTAGGCGCAACGTTCAAATAGCACCCAACGAGGGGTATAAATATCTCTTTATGCCTCTTATCAATATGCAATGGGATGCAGTTCAACTTCCTGGTTTAACTGATGCACAAGTCCAAGGATTTACTAAAGCTCTAACGGATACGGGATTAGCAGAAAATGGTGGGAGTCTCTTCGCATCTATTGACGGTGTGGCTGTGGGAAACTTAGAAGCTTATCGACAAACATCTGATGTCTTTGAATACACTCTTCCAGAAAATAATCTATTAGGGTTTTCAGCCGGGACAATTACAGGTTCTTTCGCTGATGGTTTCTATCTAGGGATTAACTTAGCAGGTTTACCACCAGAAGAACATACAATCAATTTTGGAGGAGTTTTTAATTTCGCAAACCTAGATATACCCGAAGAATTAGATTTAGAAGAGTTAGAAGACCTCTTCAATGGACAATTTTCACAAAATTTCACTTACAACATTTCCTTCAAACTTAACGAGATCGTTGGCACAAACGGTAAAGATACAAACGCTGTTCGCGGAACCGTTGGATGGGACGATATTAACGGACTCAATGGTAAAGATTACATTGTTGCTTTAGAAGGTAATGATGTTCTTGATGGTGGGAATGGCATCGATACTCTGATTGGAACTAATCCTAATATTCTCAATCCAGGGTTGGGAGAAATTGACATTTTTTACGGCGGAAATGCTTCAGACACTTTCGTATTAGGAGATGCCCAAAAGGTTTACTATACAGGAAATCAACTGAGTGACTACGCCCTCATCAAAGATTTTAAGACCGAGGATATCATTCAGCTTAAAGGGAATCGGTGTTTGTATGCGTTAAGTGAAAATTACTCACTCGGAGGCAAAAGCGGTACGAGCATTTTATTGGCGAATACTTGCGAACTCATTGGATTTGTTGAGGGAGTAACTGGCTTGACTTTAGCGAGTAACGACTTTAGCTTTGTCTCCTAA
- a CDS encoding DUF928 domain-containing protein, which translates to MKSFTKFALFTSFAIASLTIIPVLAQYPPAPDTGTPDGQRTPGGSRPELITCKHTNQPLTALVPKNAKGLTAVEHPSFWFYIPYSPEDVESIEFSLHNREEKSTLYRTSLQLTKIPGIIEISLPPSSNYSLQLNQTYHWYFTVECKSNKQLLILDGWITRVQSSSELWYDQLTNLAKQYFFNQQNTEVKQAFLNLLKSVGLETLVE; encoded by the coding sequence ATGAAAAGTTTCACAAAATTTGCTTTGTTTACGAGTTTTGCGATCGCCAGTTTAACAATTATACCAGTACTGGCTCAATACCCACCCGCACCTGATACTGGCACACCTGATGGTCAACGAACACCAGGAGGAAGTCGCCCAGAATTAATTACTTGCAAACACACTAATCAACCCCTGACCGCGTTAGTACCAAAAAATGCTAAAGGGTTAACCGCAGTGGAACATCCGAGTTTTTGGTTTTACATTCCTTATTCACCAGAAGATGTAGAATCAATTGAGTTTTCATTGCATAACCGAGAGGAAAAAAGTACTTTATACCGAACTTCCCTGCAACTAACAAAAATACCTGGGATAATTGAAATTTCTTTGCCACCCAGTTCAAATTATTCTCTGCAATTGAATCAAACTTACCATTGGTATTTTACAGTTGAATGTAAGTCCAATAAACAATTGTTGATTCTCGATGGTTGGATAACGCGAGTGCAGTCAAGTTCTGAACTTTGGTATGACCAACTCACTAATTTAGCAAAACAATACTTTTTCAATCAGCAAAATACTGAAGTAAAGCAAGCTTTCCTCAACTTACTAAAATCTGTGGGTTTAGAAACACTTGTAGAATAA
- a CDS encoding filamentous hemagglutinin N-terminal domain-containing protein, with the protein MSESRYPGWKLGLGIAIAFGGAIAFPSNTALAQSRILPDNTLGAESSTVTLPDATTDEIRGGAIRGSNLFHSFLEFNVGEGRAAYFISPNTNILNILARVTGSVRSEILGTLGTRGGANPNLFLINPNGIIFGPNAKLDVSGSFVASTARGFTFADGTFFSATQPQTTPLLTISVPVGLQYGSNAGSLQVQGSQLEVRPDRTLALVGGNVSIDGGQIRTPGGRVELGGLLGEGTVGLSVNNGLSFPQETLRGNVLLTNSSKVEVRAGGGGNIGIYARNIDMLAESGLLAGIASGLGSPYAVAGNIIMNATGAIALDGSVAFNDVRENAVGQAGNIDVITGSLALTNGAQLSSGTIGKGDGGSITIKAYDTVSLNGFNEANSGIFTLVFGEGNGGTIDITTGSLSVTNGAILAASTFGQGNAGTVTITARDTVSFDGIVFEESSDDVIPSATIITVGEGAVGNGGTLEINTGSLFVTNGAELSSKTSGQGNAGNITIRARDRVSFDSGYVYSDVGEDAVGNGGSINITAGRLSLSNGAGLTATSDGNGAAGNIEISADSIRLDNEAEISADTVGGQGNIQMRSPLLILRRNSNITTNARGTNIPGGNIALNTDILAALENSDISANSQDFRGGNITINAQGIFGTQFREAPTPASDITATGANSSLSGSVQINTPDVDPSRGLVHTPIQPVNVQVAQGCQAGGESSIAFFDLGRGGLAPDPYEPFSSNNIWEDVPSTNREIITQPSQQTRTTTTLPDKIVEAQGWVTNEKGEVVLIAKTSSSRSLNPCRLR; encoded by the coding sequence ATGAGTGAGAGCAGGTATCCGGGCTGGAAATTAGGTTTAGGAATAGCGATCGCATTCGGGGGCGCGATCGCATTTCCCAGCAATACAGCTTTAGCACAAAGCCGCATTCTCCCGGACAACACGCTAGGGGCAGAAAGTTCTACTGTTACCCTCCCCGATGCAACTACTGATGAAATTCGCGGCGGTGCAATTCGGGGGTCAAATTTATTTCACAGTTTCCTAGAATTCAACGTCGGGGAAGGACGCGCCGCTTATTTTATCAGTCCTAATACAAATATCCTCAATATTTTGGCGAGAGTGACGGGGAGTGTGCGATCGGAAATTCTCGGCACTTTAGGCACTCGTGGCGGTGCAAATCCCAACTTATTTCTGATTAATCCCAATGGCATTATCTTTGGCCCTAATGCCAAACTCGATGTTAGCGGTTCCTTTGTGGCAAGTACAGCCAGAGGTTTTACCTTTGCAGATGGCACTTTTTTCAGTGCAACACAACCCCAAACTACACCCTTGCTAACTATCAGCGTCCCCGTTGGATTGCAATATGGGAGTAATGCCGGAAGTCTTCAAGTGCAAGGATCTCAACTAGAAGTACGGCCCGATCGAACTTTAGCCTTGGTGGGTGGCAATGTCAGCATTGATGGCGGACAAATCCGAACCCCAGGAGGGCGGGTTGAGTTGGGAGGTTTACTGGGAGAAGGAACTGTTGGACTCAGTGTTAATAACGGATTGAGTTTTCCCCAAGAAACGCTACGAGGAAATGTATTGCTGACCAATAGCTCGAAAGTGGAGGTTAGAGCAGGCGGTGGGGGTAATATTGGGATCTATGCTCGGAACATAGATATGTTGGCAGAAAGCGGACTACTGGCGGGAATAGCCTCTGGGTTGGGTTCTCCATATGCCGTAGCGGGAAATATTATCATGAATGCCACTGGTGCGATCGCTCTTGATGGAAGTGTTGCCTTCAACGATGTGCGAGAGAATGCTGTCGGTCAAGCGGGCAACATCGATGTCATTACTGGGTCTCTTGCTCTCACCAACGGCGCTCAACTGAGTTCCGGCACTATAGGCAAGGGAGATGGGGGAAGCATCACGATTAAGGCTTACGATACCGTTTCCTTGAATGGTTTCAACGAAGCCAATAGTGGGATATTTACTCTGGTGTTTGGTGAAGGCAACGGGGGCACTATTGATATTACTACCGGGTCGCTTTCTGTAACTAATGGCGCTATCCTGGCTGCCAGCACCTTCGGACAGGGAAATGCAGGAACAGTGACCATTACCGCCCGCGATACGGTTTCCTTTGATGGGATTGTTTTTGAGGAGAGCAGCGACGATGTAATACCCAGCGCTACCATCATCACAGTGGGAGAGGGCGCTGTTGGCAATGGTGGCACTCTGGAGATCAACACGGGGTCGCTTTTTGTCACCAACGGCGCGGAATTGAGTTCCAAAACCTCTGGGCAAGGCAATGCAGGTAACATTACCATTCGAGCCAGAGATCGGGTTTCCTTTGATAGTGGTTATGTCTACAGCGACGTAGGAGAGGACGCTGTTGGTAATGGGGGTAGCATTAATATTACGGCAGGAAGGCTTTCTCTTAGTAATGGCGCTGGACTAACTGCTACCAGTGACGGAAATGGTGCAGCAGGCAATATAGAAATTTCTGCTGATTCTATTCGTTTAGATAACGAAGCAGAAATTAGTGCTGATACTGTTGGGGGTCAGGGAAATATCCAAATGCGATCGCCTCTCCTAATCCTACGCCGCAACAGCAACATCACCACCAACGCACGAGGAACTAATATTCCTGGCGGCAATATCGCTCTCAATACCGACATCCTCGCCGCTTTAGAAAATAGTGATATCAGTGCCAATTCTCAAGACTTTCGCGGTGGTAATATCACCATCAACGCTCAAGGTATTTTTGGCACGCAGTTCCGGGAAGCACCTACTCCAGCCAGCGACATCACCGCCACAGGTGCAAATTCTTCTTTAAGTGGCTCTGTGCAAATTAATACCCCCGATGTCGATCCTAGTCGCGGGTTAGTTCATACTCCCATTCAGCCAGTCAATGTGCAAGTTGCCCAAGGTTGCCAAGCAGGAGGAGAATCATCAATAGCATTTTTCGATTTAGGTAGAGGCGGTTTAGCACCCGATCCTTACGAACCTTTCAGTAGTAATAATATCTGGGAAGATGTGCCAAGCACAAACAGGGAAATTATTACCCAACCTAGTCAGCAAACAAGAACTACTACAACTTTGCCTGACAAAATTGTGGAGGCTCAAGGGTGGGTGACTAACGAAAAAGGAGAAGTTGTTTTGATTGCTAAAACTTCCTCCAGTCGTTCTTTAAATCCTTGTCGTTTGCGTTAA
- a CDS encoding CHASE2 domain-containing protein, translating to MGKLIVLKLDGTLDLGFRVTLEIGLEGERPETEIIGSLPKAPELAKQYQNWQSIYRNLGKVTRELKVKGVKIYGSLKTLREECRRQAEKLCDRLNLWLKAESFFSIREKWLEKVSTSEEIRVLICTDNYSVWQLPWHQWDLLEHYNFGEIGLSKLEYERPPKIQSPPQRNSIKILAILGDRQGIEIEEDRRQLENLPGATTTFLVEPLRQQLNDQLWEKTWDILFFAGHSKTEGETGRIYLNPIDSLTIDELKYSLKKAVVGGLQLAIFNSCDGLGLARMLETLHIPEIIVMREPVPDRVAQAFLQYFLQAFAGKKSLYQAVQEARQRLQGLENEFPYASWLPVICQNPAILPLQWASLPKVIKKPHLWDFCRSLLVTSLAMTGLVMGVRSQGLLQSWELASYDQLLRQRPAELPDSRILLVGVDEADIRKYEHPLPDAILAQLIAKLEEYQPVAIGLDIFRDRPVPPGHSLLITQLQQNHHLITVCTLGADANNVVAPPSQSPAEQIGFNDLENDSQDDKVRRYLLSRSPNPISNFSPCNTSYSLSFQLAYRYLKDRGISVKVNKEKNWQFGNVVFKRLTSYSGGYQKLDARGNQGLINYRATPQIAQQVTVKEVLTGQLEPSWVKNRIVLIGVTAASVQDHHNTPYRRMRGLEVHAHLISQIISAVLDRRSLIWWLPQWGDALWVWVWSLVGGMVVYGMRSQFVNQAQLPIYSVFGLGISTLLLYVICWFFLLGGGWFPLVPTLLVLWLTAASAAIFDRHFLKLKN from the coding sequence ATGGGTAAATTAATTGTCCTTAAACTAGATGGGACTCTTGATTTAGGGTTTCGGGTAACGCTAGAAATTGGCTTAGAAGGCGAACGTCCCGAAACAGAAATTATTGGCAGTTTGCCTAAAGCGCCCGAACTTGCTAAACAGTATCAAAATTGGCAGTCAATTTATCGGAATTTGGGCAAAGTAACGCGGGAATTGAAAGTTAAAGGAGTGAAAATTTATGGTTCTTTAAAAACACTGCGGGAAGAATGCCGTCGCCAAGCGGAAAAGTTATGCGATCGCCTAAATCTCTGGCTGAAAGCGGAATCTTTTTTTTCTATTCGTGAGAAGTGGTTAGAAAAAGTCAGCACTTCCGAAGAAATCCGAGTTTTAATTTGTACTGACAATTACTCAGTTTGGCAGTTACCTTGGCATCAGTGGGATTTGTTAGAACATTACAATTTTGGAGAAATTGGACTCAGTAAATTGGAATACGAACGACCTCCCAAAATCCAATCACCGCCTCAGCGAAACTCAATAAAAATTTTGGCAATTTTGGGCGATCGTCAGGGAATTGAAATTGAAGAGGATCGAAGACAATTAGAAAATTTACCGGGTGCAACAACTACTTTTTTAGTTGAACCACTCCGCCAACAATTAAATGACCAACTTTGGGAAAAAACTTGGGATATTTTATTTTTTGCAGGTCATAGTAAAACTGAGGGTGAAACAGGCAGAATTTATCTCAATCCGATAGATAGTTTAACCATAGATGAACTGAAATATAGTTTAAAAAAAGCTGTTGTAGGTGGATTGCAATTAGCGATTTTTAACTCTTGCGATGGGTTAGGTTTAGCACGAATGCTAGAGACGCTACATATCCCCGAAATTATTGTCATGCGGGAACCTGTACCCGATCGCGTAGCTCAAGCATTTTTACAATATTTTTTACAAGCTTTTGCTGGGAAAAAATCTTTATATCAAGCGGTACAGGAAGCGCGACAAAGATTGCAAGGTTTAGAGAATGAATTTCCTTATGCTAGTTGGTTGCCAGTAATTTGTCAAAACCCAGCTATTTTACCCTTGCAATGGGCGAGCTTACCGAAAGTTATCAAAAAACCTCACCTTTGGGATTTTTGCCGCAGTTTGTTGGTTACTAGTTTAGCAATGACTGGGTTGGTGATGGGAGTGCGATCGCAAGGACTCCTCCAATCTTGGGAATTAGCTAGTTATGACCAACTACTTCGCCAGCGTCCTGCGGAACTTCCAGATTCTCGAATTCTACTTGTGGGAGTGGATGAAGCTGATATCCGCAAATATGAGCATCCTTTACCCGATGCAATTTTGGCTCAGTTGATTGCTAAATTAGAGGAATATCAACCTGTTGCGATCGGTTTAGATATCTTCCGCGATCGACCAGTACCCCCCGGTCATAGTTTACTTATTACCCAACTCCAACAAAATCACCATCTGATTACAGTCTGCACTCTGGGTGCTGATGCTAATAATGTAGTTGCTCCTCCATCGCAGAGTCCAGCAGAACAAATAGGTTTTAATGACTTAGAAAATGATAGCCAAGATGACAAGGTTCGTCGCTATTTGTTATCCCGTAGTCCTAACCCAATTTCTAATTTTTCTCCTTGCAATACTTCCTATTCTCTGAGTTTTCAACTCGCTTATCGATACTTAAAAGATCGGGGAATTTCAGTCAAAGTAAATAAAGAAAAAAATTGGCAATTTGGTAATGTTGTTTTCAAACGTTTGACTTCTTATAGTGGTGGATATCAAAAGCTAGATGCAAGAGGAAATCAAGGACTAATTAATTATCGTGCTACGCCTCAAATTGCTCAACAAGTTACAGTCAAAGAAGTTTTAACTGGACAACTTGAACCGAGTTGGGTGAAAAACCGTATTGTTTTGATTGGTGTAACGGCTGCGAGTGTTCAAGATCATCATAATACTCCATATCGCAGAATGCGAGGATTGGAGGTTCACGCCCACTTAATTAGTCAAATTATCAGTGCAGTTTTAGATCGACGTTCGTTAATTTGGTGGTTGCCGCAATGGGGTGATGCTTTGTGGGTTTGGGTTTGGTCGCTGGTTGGTGGAATGGTGGTTTATGGGATGCGATCGCAATTTGTCAATCAAGCTCAATTACCCATTTACTCGGTTTTCGGATTGGGAATTTCTACCTTGTTGTTGTATGTAATTTGCTGGTTTTTCTTATTAGGAGGTGGTTGGTTTCCTTTGGTTCCAACACTATTAGTTTTATGGCTGACTGCTGCTAGTGCGGCTATATTCGATCGGCATTTTTTGAAGTTAAAAAATTAA
- a CDS encoding DUF1822 family protein, translating into MNSEIESWKFTVPLALEAHCRAKQFCNYQSNSAKAKQIYLNALAVYAVNFYLQCRGFETDLERSGSNNSAMQMFVNVADLMVKSRGKLECRPVLPNAVSMHVPLEVWNDRIGYVAVGLNESLREATVLGFVDRVGRSEFPLSQLRSLAEFPAYLNKITLLVHLSQWFENIVEAGWQTIESLTPRENTELAFSFRNKPEVKRYKLIELGETETSVAMVVSLIQDTAPEIEITVEIQPSPSQIYLPNHLELMVLDEAGEVVIDAHTRSDNKSIQLAFTGESGDRFSVKLVLGKIDVTENFLI; encoded by the coding sequence ATGAACTCCGAAATTGAATCTTGGAAATTCACTGTTCCGCTAGCGTTAGAAGCGCATTGTCGAGCAAAACAGTTCTGCAATTATCAATCTAATTCGGCAAAGGCTAAGCAGATTTATTTGAATGCCTTGGCGGTGTATGCTGTAAATTTTTATTTACAATGCCGGGGATTTGAAACAGATTTAGAGAGAAGTGGTAGTAATAATTCAGCAATGCAAATGTTTGTTAATGTTGCTGATTTGATGGTCAAAAGTCGCGGTAAATTAGAGTGTAGACCTGTACTACCCAATGCTGTATCTATGCACGTTCCGTTAGAAGTATGGAACGATCGCATTGGTTATGTTGCAGTAGGGCTTAATGAATCATTACGAGAAGCAACAGTGCTAGGATTTGTAGATCGGGTAGGGCGATCGGAATTTCCTTTAAGCCAATTGCGATCGCTTGCCGAATTTCCCGCCTATCTTAATAAAATTACTTTGCTGGTTCATTTAAGTCAATGGTTTGAAAATATCGTGGAAGCGGGTTGGCAAACAATAGAATCTTTAACTCCAAGAGAAAATACCGAACTAGCTTTTAGTTTTAGAAACAAACCAGAGGTTAAACGTTACAAGTTAATTGAATTAGGAGAAACAGAAACATCAGTGGCTATGGTAGTTTCCCTGATTCAAGACACAGCGCCAGAAATAGAAATTACTGTGGAAATACAACCGTCCCCTAGTCAAATTTATCTACCAAATCATTTAGAATTAATGGTATTGGATGAAGCCGGGGAAGTGGTAATTGACGCTCATACTAGAAGCGATAATAAAAGTATTCAATTGGCATTTACTGGAGAGTCAGGAGATCGTTTTAGTGTGAAACTTGTCTTAGGTAAGATCGACGTTACAGAAAACTTTTTGATTTGA
- a CDS encoding peptidylprolyl isomerase, whose protein sequence is MDTLQLANCTLTAEEIIPLLASYRMIPQLLCEIIIDRAIAPISCTAEEIEQACQEFDRNWHLNGEAERQSWQSQYGLSQAQLENLATRRLRVEKFKQQTWGNKLESYFLQRKRQLDRVIYALIRTQDRWLASEIYFRILEGEQSFAELAREYSEGPEAETGGTIGPVELGTLHPILAQLLCTLTVGEVQPPITLGEWYVIRRVEKLIPAQLDDFMRQRLLQEKFEAWFQEQLQQLSPQEQIWMGITARNQLNLKDRQVAA, encoded by the coding sequence ATGGATACTTTACAACTTGCTAATTGCACTCTTACAGCTGAAGAAATCATTCCCCTATTGGCGAGTTACAGGATGATTCCGCAATTGCTGTGTGAAATTATTATCGATCGAGCAATTGCGCCCATCAGTTGCACCGCAGAAGAAATTGAGCAAGCTTGTCAAGAGTTCGATCGCAATTGGCATCTGAATGGTGAAGCGGAAAGACAGTCTTGGCAGAGTCAGTATGGGTTGAGTCAAGCACAGTTAGAAAATCTGGCAACGCGAAGACTCAGAGTAGAAAAATTCAAACAACAAACTTGGGGAAACAAACTGGAATCCTATTTCTTGCAACGCAAAAGGCAACTCGATCGAGTAATTTATGCTTTAATTCGGACGCAAGACAGATGGCTTGCCAGCGAAATTTATTTTCGGATTCTCGAAGGTGAGCAATCTTTTGCTGAATTAGCACGGGAATATTCTGAGGGCCCAGAAGCGGAAACGGGCGGTACGATCGGACCTGTTGAACTAGGCACGCTTCACCCCATTTTGGCTCAGCTGCTTTGTACTCTTACTGTTGGTGAAGTTCAGCCACCTATAACCCTGGGAGAATGGTATGTGATTCGGCGTGTGGAAAAGTTAATCCCCGCTCAATTAGATGACTTTATGCGCCAAAGATTACTGCAAGAAAAGTTTGAAGCTTGGTTTCAGGAACAACTCCAGCAACTCTCCCCCCAAGAGCAAATTTGGATGGGGATTACCGCAAGGAATCAGCTGAATCTAAAAGATCGTCAAGTAGCAGCGTAA
- a CDS encoding DNA methyltransferase produces MQYIQPSILQSGKDEEASKKRKQGGETTSNLVMSAYVAGNAEVFPEILKLHVPEGSIVADVTWGKGVFWRNVPDGQYKLLATDIFMGVDCRKLPYEDGSIDCVVLDPPYMEGFYRKENSQKAGSGTHSAFSNAYSHGDEVNSDTENFGTKKWHAAVTDMYFKAGDEAYRVLRNNGILIVKCQDEVSAGKQWLTHVEIINEYENKGYYTKDLFIVMRTNKPSVSRLKKQVHARKNHSYFLVFIKKN; encoded by the coding sequence ATGCAGTATATACAACCATCAATCTTACAATCTGGCAAAGACGAGGAAGCCTCAAAAAAGCGAAAACAAGGAGGCGAAACCACTTCAAATCTTGTCATGTCTGCTTATGTAGCAGGTAACGCTGAAGTTTTCCCTGAAATTCTTAAGTTGCACGTCCCTGAAGGGTCAATTGTTGCAGATGTTACTTGGGGAAAGGGAGTTTTTTGGCGTAACGTGCCAGATGGTCAATATAAGCTATTGGCTACTGATATATTTATGGGAGTAGATTGTCGTAAATTGCCTTACGAAGACGGATCAATTGACTGTGTAGTTTTAGATCCTCCTTATATGGAAGGGTTTTATAGAAAAGAAAACTCACAAAAAGCTGGTTCAGGTACACACTCAGCATTCTCAAATGCTTACTCGCATGGTGACGAAGTTAATAGTGATACCGAAAACTTCGGTACTAAGAAGTGGCACGCCGCAGTTACAGATATGTATTTCAAGGCTGGTGATGAAGCTTATAGAGTTCTAAGAAACAATGGAATATTAATAGTTAAATGTCAGGATGAAGTGAGTGCTGGAAAACAATGGCTCACTCATGTCGAAATTATTAATGAATATGAGAATAAAGGTTACTACACAAAAGATTTATTCATAGTGATGAGAACTAATAAGCCTTCAGTTAGCAGATTAAAAAAGCAAGTACACGCGAGAAAAAATCACTCTTACTTTCTAGTTTTTATTAAAAAAAATTAG